In the genome of Fusobacterium necrogenes, one region contains:
- the pflA gene encoding pyruvate formate-lyase-activating protein: MVLGNIHSYESMGTVDGPGIRFVVFLQGCPLRCKFCHNPDTWNIAEKKIQESAEDTLKKIKRYRNFFGKKGGVTVTGGEPLIQGNYVLELFKLCKKEGIHTALDTSGYIFNEQVKEILEYTDLVLLDIKAIDQDIHRDLTGVDINNTLKFFEYLKEIKKSTWIRHVVVPGITDNDELLERTAQYISKADNVEMVEILPYHTLGVFKYKKLGLEYPLAEVEDLGYERKQEIMEIFKKYELPVH, encoded by the coding sequence ATGGTTTTAGGAAATATTCATTCTTATGAGAGTATGGGAACCGTAGATGGACCTGGGATTAGATTTGTAGTTTTTTTACAAGGTTGTCCATTGAGATGTAAATTTTGCCATAATCCTGATACTTGGAATATAGCAGAAAAAAAGATACAGGAGAGTGCTGAGGATACTTTGAAAAAAATAAAAAGATACAGAAATTTTTTTGGAAAAAAGGGTGGTGTAACTGTAACTGGTGGAGAACCTTTAATTCAAGGTAATTATGTATTAGAACTTTTTAAACTTTGTAAAAAGGAGGGTATTCATACGGCTTTAGATACTTCAGGTTATATTTTTAATGAACAAGTAAAAGAGATCTTAGAATATACAGATTTGGTTTTGCTAGATATAAAAGCTATAGATCAGGACATTCATAGGGATTTAACAGGAGTAGATATCAATAATACCTTAAAATTTTTCGAATATTTAAAGGAGATAAAAAAGTCAACTTGGATAAGGCATGTAGTAGTTCCAGGAATAACTGATAATGATGAACTTCTTGAAAGAACGGCTCAATATATATCAAAGGCTGATAATGTTGAAATGGTAGAAATACTTCCATACCATACTTTAGGAGTGTTTAAATATAAAAAGTTAGGACTGGAGTATCCATTAGCTGAGGTAGAAGATTTAGGATACGAAAGAAAACAAGAGATAATGGAGATATTTAAAAAATATGAACTTCCTGTTCATTAA